TCTTGACAGCAGCCGGCGCCGGCGCGGCCTGCCACAGCAGATTGGAAGCGTGCCAGTCGTTATGCGTCCACAACGGCGCCAAGCCATGCAGCAAGGGACTGAGGCGGGCGTGGAACGGCAGCAGCACCCGCGTCACGTCGGCGCGCCAGTCGCGCGGCGCCAGATAGTCGCTCAATGCCGGGCGCTGCTGGATATAAAGCTGGATGCGCTCCAGCACTGCTTGCGGCTGCTCTGCATGCAACAAGGTAAAGCCGGAGGACAGCAGCCTGGTGCTGCGCGCCGGCGCATCATGGCCGCGGGCGGCCAGGTGCAGCAAGGCCAGTTCGCGGCCGGCAGCGGCGGCGTCGGCGCAACTCAGGAAAGGCGTCCATGAGGTGGCGTCGCGGTAGCGGTCGACGCCCTGGCCGACGCGCTGCACTTCGTAAGTCCAGTCGCCGTCGGCATAGGCCGTATTGCCGTCGCCGGTGCTCAGCACTTCGCTGACCGCCAGTCCATTGCCCCGCAGATGAGCCATGAAACGATGCTCGTCCATCAGCTCGTCAACCGTGCGGATGGCACGCAGCAGGCGCTTGATGAACAACGGGCCCGAGTCCGTCGCCGCCACGCAGGCGCTGGAAAAGGGCCGCGGGCTATGCCAGTCGAGCCGCGTCACTACGCCCGCCAGCGGGTAGTGACGCAGCAGGCGCGCGACTTCATCCAGCGTCAATGACGGCCAGCTGGGCTGCACCACGTCCATGCCCATGCCGTGGCTCAGCACTGCTGGCAGGCCGCTGGCGTCGTCTGGTTTTGCATCCTTCATGCCGCTTCCATCCCGCCCTTAAAAATCGTACTGGACTGACAGCCGCGCGGTGCGCGGCGCCCCCAGATGCAGGTAGCTGTCGCCGAAATATTCGCCGACATCTTTCCAGTAACGCTTATCGAACAGATTATCCACGCTCAGGCGCAGCACCGTCGGATGCCCCGCCAGGATGGTTTTATAGCGCAGACCGGCATCGAACAAACTATAAGCCGGGACATTGACGTCGCCTTCACGCGTCGCCACCTTGCTGGCGCTGTACTGCCAGCCGCCGAGCAGGGTCAGGCCGGTGACCTGCGGCAGCGCATAAGACGCATACAGGGCGGCGCGCAGGCGCGGCACATTGATGGCCTGGTGGCCGTCGTAGGCAGGCGTGCCGGTATCTTCGGCGCGCGCTTGGATCAGGGCCAGGCTGGCCGTCAGCCGCAACTGCTTGCTGACCTGGCCGGCCGCGCTCAGCTCTAATCCTCTATGTGTTTCGGTACCTTGCTGGGTGTAGGTATAGCCATTCTCGTCCGGCTTCGGATACTCGTACGGCTTGCTCATCTGGAACAGCGCCGCGCTCAGGCTGAGCTGGTCGCGCCAGTCGTACTTGACGCCGGCTTCAAGCTGGCGCGACACGGTCGGCGCCAGGAAAGCATAGGCATTCTCGGCCCAGAACGGCGCCTGGCCGCCCATGCTCAAGCCTTTGCTATAGCTGGTGTAGAGCGAGAGATCGGCCTGCGGTTTGTAGACCAGCGCGACTTGCGGCAGCAGCAAGGACTTCTCAGTGGTGCGGGTCGCGGCGCCAGTGATGTCCAGCGCCCGTTCGTTCAGCCACACCTGGCGGCCGCCGGCGATCACCTGCCATTGCGGCGTCAGGCTGATGCGGTCGACTGCAAACAGTGCTTTTTGCCGGCTGTCGAGCCGCAGATAAGAGGCATCCGGCGACAACGGCGAAGGCGCGTAGACGATAGGATTCGGGTTATAGATATTATCGCTGCCGACATACTCGTTGACGCCATCGCTCTGCGACACCGTACGGCGGAACATGCTCGCCCCCAGAGTCAGGTCGTGGCGGATCTTGCCGGTATCGAGTTTGCCTTGCAGCACCGCCTGCAGCTGGTCGTTGCGGCGGGTGTCGTCCGGGAAGCGGTAATCGTATATATCGAAATCGCCGTTGGCGCTGAAATAACGGGCCGGCGTGCCGCCCGCGCCGCATGTCGCGCCATAGCCGCAGCCATAGGGAAAGGCAGAATTATCGTCGATCACCACGCGGCTGCGGCTGCCTGCCAGATAGGCGTGCCAGTCAGGCGCCAGATCGAGATCCAGGCGCAGGTTCAGATTAACGGAATTGATCGTCACCGGCTTGGCCCACGGCTGCACCCCCAGCAAGGTCGCGGGCGACACATTGCCAGGGACGACGGCGCCGCCGAGCAGCTGGTAGCCCGGCGCGGAACGCTGCTCGCGGTGCTGGTACTCGGCGTCGAACTGCAGGCGCGCCTGCGGACTGATCACCCAGTCGGCGGCCAGCGAGGCGAAATTGCGCTCACCGTCGGCGTTATTAACATAGGAATGCAGGCTCTCATGAGCCGCATTGATGCGCAGGCCAAACTGCTTTTGCGCGCCGAACAGGGTGCCGATGTCGGTAGCCAGATAGCGCGAGCCGCGCGAATCTGTTTCCAGCGTAATCGAACGCACATCGGCCGGCCGCTTGGTGACATAGTTGATCAGGCCGCCGGGCGGCGTCATGCCGCTTTGCAGGCCAGCCAGGCCTTTCAGGATCTCGACGCTTTCCTTGTTTTCCAACGCTACATTCTGCTCGCCGGCGATGCTCATGCCGTTGATTTGCAAGCTCGTCGCCAGGTCCAGCGGAAAACCGCGGATGCTGAAATTTTCGTAGTAGCCGACCGGCGTGTAATTGTCGCCGACGGCAGCGTCGTTGCGCACGACGTCGCTCAGCAAGCGCGCCTGCTGATCATCCAGCTGGGTGCGCGTGACCACGGACACCGAGGCTGGCGTATCGAGCAGCGAGGCGGCGCCAAAGCTGGCGACCGAGGCCGAGGTCTTGCGATAGCTGTCGGCGGCGGGACCGGCGCCGGTCACCGTCACGGTCGGCAATGTGGTTTCATTCTGCGGCTGGGCGCCCTGCCCGGCACCGCTAGCCGGCCTGCCATTTTGTTCAGGATCGCTTTGCGCATGCGCCATGCCGGCGGTCGCTGCTGCAATCAGAGTAATCAGCAATTTTCTTTTAGTCTGCAGCGCTACCCGGCCTCCGGCCGCTGGATAGGTTCTTTTCGTAGTTGTCATTATTGTGTCGACGCCATATTAAATAGATAACGCACCCGCACTTTGCGTCTGGAAATCCGGGCGTGATTAAAACAGGATCCGCATTATCCGTCCAATTTCCAGCCGATACTTAAAAACTGCGTAATACACCTATATGGCTGACGGGCATTGACAACAGGAGAATGCTGCAAACCCCCATAAATTTACCGCAAGGAAACATTTTTTAGGGATTTGCCTCTGCTTGTCCTACAGGGACGCCTGCGGCCAGCAGACTGGCGCAATTCGGCGCAAACTGGCGAGAACACAGCTGTTTGCATCCGTGCGCCGGATTTCTTCGTATATTGATTACACG
This Collimonas sp. PA-H2 DNA region includes the following protein-coding sequences:
- a CDS encoding phosphotransferase enzyme family protein encodes the protein MKDAKPDDASGLPAVLSHGMGMDVVQPSWPSLTLDEVARLLRHYPLAGVVTRLDWHSPRPFSSACVAATDSGPLFIKRLLRAIRTVDELMDEHRFMAHLRGNGLAVSEVLSTGDGNTAYADGDWTYEVQRVGQGVDRYRDATSWTPFLSCADAAAAGRELALLHLAARGHDAPARSTRLLSSGFTLLHAEQPQAVLERIQLYIQQRPALSDYLAPRDWRADVTRVLLPFHARLSPLLHGLAPLWTHNDWHASNLLWQAAPAPAAVKTVLDFGLADRTCAVYDLANAIERNLIEWLALPLASGSQRHLVHIDQLDAMLDAYESVTPLSALEAAALPAMLPLVHIEFALSELAYFHGVQHSTENAALAYDTYFLGHAAWFNSDAGRYLLDHLQRRCERKTDTQES
- a CDS encoding TonB-dependent siderophore receptor, which translates into the protein MTTTKRTYPAAGGRVALQTKRKLLITLIAAATAGMAHAQSDPEQNGRPASGAGQGAQPQNETTLPTVTVTGAGPAADSYRKTSASVASFGAASLLDTPASVSVVTRTQLDDQQARLLSDVVRNDAAVGDNYTPVGYYENFSIRGFPLDLATSLQINGMSIAGEQNVALENKESVEILKGLAGLQSGMTPPGGLINYVTKRPADVRSITLETDSRGSRYLATDIGTLFGAQKQFGLRINAAHESLHSYVNNADGERNFASLAADWVISPQARLQFDAEYQHREQRSAPGYQLLGGAVVPGNVSPATLLGVQPWAKPVTINSVNLNLRLDLDLAPDWHAYLAGSRSRVVIDDNSAFPYGCGYGATCGAGGTPARYFSANGDFDIYDYRFPDDTRRNDQLQAVLQGKLDTGKIRHDLTLGASMFRRTVSQSDGVNEYVGSDNIYNPNPIVYAPSPLSPDASYLRLDSRQKALFAVDRISLTPQWQVIAGGRQVWLNERALDITGAATRTTEKSLLLPQVALVYKPQADLSLYTSYSKGLSMGGQAPFWAENAYAFLAPTVSRQLEAGVKYDWRDQLSLSAALFQMSKPYEYPKPDENGYTYTQQGTETHRGLELSAAGQVSKQLRLTASLALIQARAEDTGTPAYDGHQAINVPRLRAALYASYALPQVTGLTLLGGWQYSASKVATREGDVNVPAYSLFDAGLRYKTILAGHPTVLRLSVDNLFDKRYWKDVGEYFGDSYLHLGAPRTARLSVQYDF